The DNA window AGGAATACAAGTACTCACTAACTACATAGTTTCCGATCTGGTTTTTGAACATGTTTTCAAACGTCTGTTCAGAATCGTCAACCGGGCAAAGTCGCTCGAGGATTCGAGTGCGCTGTTCATCTGTGCCGTGCACGATGCATTTCTCGACCACGTGAGATGCAAGTTTGTGTTGGCAAAGAGCAAGTAGCCTGCTCATGACATGTTCATAAATAGGGTCCCGATCCTCAGGACCTCTGTTCTGGATGATATGGCCAGCAACATAATTGCCCCACTGGTGGGTGACAAGTTCGTGCATCATGGGACTAAGCTTTGCCacaagcttcttcttgtcgtccTCTTCGGCCTTCTCGAGAACTCGCTGGAGAATCCTGCAGCTGTATTGGTTTTCTGAAAGTTCTCTTGCATTTTCCTGGCAGGCCACAGTGATGAACTTGACATCCTTCTGAGGCATCTCTTGAACGAGTTTTTGGATGACGTGGTTTCCAGTCTCGGAATACATTACCACTTTGAGGACATCGTAACTATGAATTTCATCGAGAATTGCAGCAACTTGGGTGTGAGGACAGCATTCCACAATCTTCTGGAACACGCGGCAGCCAAACGTGTTCAGAGACAGTTCGACAATATGACCTCTTACTGTCTCAATCACGCTCATCTTCTGAGTCATGCTACCATGTTCAATCAGCTTTTGGATGACGTAGTTTCCGTAGAGATCCTTCATCAGACTGATCATGTCCGAGCCAATCTCGGTGAACATTCGGTCCTTCTCATCGCTTTTGGCGGTTATCAATTTGGATTGGATGAACCTTGATATTTCACAATCACCGGCTGCTATGACAACCCAGCCAAAGACAGCATGGAAAGGGACGTTCTTATTGTTGTTGGCAATGGTAGAACTGAATTGTATGGAGAATGGGTGGCGGACTGGGGCGGATGGATTATGATGTCGTTGTGCGTTTACTGCATTCCCAAAGTTGCTTCCATGCATGAGAGGAGGGATTGCTGCGGCTGTGGAAACCATGCTTGGAGGATACCCAGCGGTGTCGAATAGGCCGTAAGGAGCAGGTTGCGCGCCAAATGATCTGGACGAGGTTGAAAATTGAGGTTGGCTCAGTATATGACGGTTACCCTGATTCTCTGGTTGCTGAGAACCGGAGTCTCTCGTGCTCCACGTATTCGAGAAGGGCGCGATCGTGTTGGTGCTGCTACCCTGATCCATAAGAGTCATGGCGGCAAGTTGATCATCCAAGGAAGGCCCGCTTGTTAGGTCAGTACCCATGTTGAGGCTGTTTCTGCTGGCGTGATTCTTGGTGATATTTTGGTTCCAGGTTTGAGAAGCAGGGTTGAGTTGGGACGAAGAGGACCTGCTGTTCGAGTGATACGAAAACTGAGCGGACTGTTGGTCTAGAGCCTGAGCGTTGTTGAAGCTAAAAGCTTGCATATTCAAGGCCTGCGCTTGCTGCGGGTTCATAGCTTGCTGGGCCAACGTCTGCACATGTTGTGAATGGATGTAGCGCATTGCCGGTTGGGAGTTGATTGAACTGCTAGGAGTGTGGGAGGCACCATGGGTCGGCTCCTGTCGAGAAGCTGGGCCACCTGTCAACCCATTTGGGAAGCCATAGCTGCTCGAATCCCTCAAGTCTTGAGAGCTCCTCGGGGCATGTTGCCTTGGGAAGGATAGAAAGTTCTCTGTTGTTCGCGATGGGGGAAAGTTTTCGACAGGGTAGCTCATGTCGTTGGTGTCAGCTCGGCTTGATCTGTTATTCGGGGATGAGCTGTGTGGTGGTGAATCGGAACTTCTGGGCCATCCCGAGGTAGGGTAGGGACCGTGTGATCGGTCGCCGTTGTCTAGAACTGGGAGTAAGTATGTGTTTCCACCTTTGACAGAATATATAAACGATATCATACCTCGCATGGACCGGTAGTGGTTGGGTCCCCAAGGAGAATGTCCGCCAAAAGTAGATGGCGGGGGATGCGAATCTGCGCTCATGTGATTCGGTTGACGGGAAGGCCGTCCAGGTGCACGCTCCTAAGGAGGGAATGATATTAATGTTTGATAATCGATGTGAGAATCGGGATGCTTTGATGCTGTGCGGATGGTGTTTATGTTTGTATCGGGTTTGGTTTGGGGTTGCATAAGTGAGTCGAAGTAAGGGCCAACAAGACCATAGGCAGGTACGGAGAAGGAGGTAGGTATATTTTTTTAGTTGACATGTAGTGCAGATTTGAGGTCAAGGGAAGGTGGCAGCGACTTGGACGTGCACAGGTAACTACTAGACTAGTTTGACTCTGACGCATTTGGTTGAGACTTTCCAGTATAACACACGAGCATCTCTGACGTCGCACTCCCTAGACCAGGACCTGGACCTGGGACCAGAACCTAGACCAGGCAGGACAAGCGAAACGACAGGCCCTTGAAGCGAACCGACAGTGGAGGGAGGGCATCACTAACTTAATACCCGGTAGAGATGGAGAGGGAGCCTTGTAGCGGGGTAGATGGGTAGAAATACAAATAGATACGAcagaaaaaaataattttaccAACTTACCTCCCAATGTCGTTGAGTCATGATGAGCGGATGAAAAGTTTGAAGAGggttaaaaaaaaatagacACTCGCCGATGTGTGTCTGCAGTTCCGTCCCCAGATATATGTGCTTGTCAATAGCCTGGGTTCGTGTGGAATATGTTTAGGAATGTTGCAGGATCCTGGATAATATGGAGTAATCTGTCCAGGGGCGTCCAAAGATGTACGGGTCGTTTCGTCCTTTGTGCTGATCGTATTGGAGTGAGAGCGATGTCCAGAGATGAGCAGGTTATTTATATGTATGGTTGTATGTATTTTGGAAAAGTTAATGTTGGCAATTACTTTTCTTCAGATACAAAAGGTTTCGAACCCTCCCAGGCAACAAAGAGGGCCACTCGTTAAGGTTTGTTTGTGCGGTGGTATTTGGTAAAGGTAATTATTCCTTTCTAAAAGGCAAAATATACGAAAATTAGATAAGAAACGAacagagaagaaaaaaacggTTGATCGGTGAGATGTACTAGAGAGAACCAACGTGGATTAAAGATGAGAGGGTGCGGCCACCTACAGGTCGAACTAGGCGGGCGTATGGCGCCTTTTCATAAGAAATGTAGGCTCCCGTGAGTCCTTTCTTTGCCTTGTGTTGTCCAGATGGACTCAAGGGCAAGACCAACGTTGCACGCCGTCGTCGGAATGTGCGGGCCTGGGTTCAGTCGAGTTAGACGGAGCTGGTGAGATGCGAGAACGGCCCTTTGGTGTTTGTCCCTCCTTGGGGACAAGGGAGAGGGAATCCTCGTGTGCGGTGAGTAGAGAGGAATGATGGGCGAGACAAGCGTATGTTTCTTGCTGTATGTGCCCTTTCTTTCTTACCTTTCTTTGCTCTTTGATACAAATCGTATTGGATGTGGAGCAGTAGCGTAGAAATATGCTTAAAGAGGGCTGTCAACAAGGGTATTGGTGAGCAGGGAGGATAGCTCTATGCTCTTTGCTGTACTTCGCTATGGTTATGCTGGGGGTTCAGGGGGATGTCACAGTTGAATAGCACTTCAATAGTGTACGGGTGGGATCTGACCAATGCAATAGTTAGTTACAAGTAGTTGAAGTTGTTGTTTTATTTATGGTTGTGCCTGATACCTTGGGATATTTGACAAGGCCTTGTGAATGTCAGCCTGCAGGGGTCGAGATGTGCAATATGTGAGGGGACAGAGACGAGGAGACGAGGAACAAAGAGGCTCAAGGTCTACAGATGCAGAGAAGGAAAATGTAGGAAATAAATACTAGGATATTCAAAAATACAGGCCACTTCATCTTTGGTCTATGGATTGCCACGATGTCCAGCTCAACAGAGTCAATCTTGGCCAATTCCCAATCAACGACATGTATGCTATACACATTGCCTCAAAGGCAACGCCATTCTCCTTTCCAGTCGGTGTCTTTTGTGTAAGGTGTTTGTGGAAGTTTTGGTAGTACGCGATTGGATATGCCTTTAACAAGTTGCTGACTGGCAGACCATCAGTCTCTCATAGGACAAGTTCACTGTTGCGCCAACTTTCTTTGTTCATTGTTGAACCCGAAGCCGGGCTGCAACCGCACATGGACGAGCTCCAGTGCTTGGCTGGCCGGCCGCTACCTCTGTGTTGCCTCGCTACTTGGTACAATGAGGGGGGCTCACATCTCCCGAGTGTCGTACAGACAGACTGCTAGGATCAGTGACATCGAGATGAATCGTCTGTATCTTGGTTGGTAACCCCGCTGTTTGTATTATGCTTTCGGTCCTTATATCAGCATTCAACGCAAATGTCGGTTTCCGGTCATTGATTGATCTAACTCCATATTAAGCAGATGGCAGTGCAAATCTTGTGCTGTACTATCTAAGGTTTGATACTGCTCAACTCCCAGCTAAGGAGCTCTCCAAGCCAAGGCGGGCGGCCCCTTCCTTGGCTAGACCTAGATCGTCCAGATGCCCGCAACACCAAACCCAACCAGGTTAGGGCTACTTATCACCCGCATAACAACAGCCCCAAATCAGGGAGAGGCTTGTGGCAGAGGGTAACTTATCGTAAGTATCTTATCCTTATGAGAGCTTCTCGTATCTATCAACAACAAACATTTCTATGGGCAATAATTCATAAACTGTGGTGGGGATCTTCTTTATGCGTGCGTGGCCTCCAAGTCTCACAATTACCATGTAGTTATCACCATCCAAGCATAAGCCATAGTAGACATAGGGTATGTAGCGATGCGGTGAGGTCCATATCGAAATTTCACGATAATTCAGGACCTCAACTAACCTGTCCAATAGGGAAAGAATAGGGGTCCAGATTATATCTCTCCTTGACCCCTTCAGCTGTCAAACCCTGCTCGTTCTGGAATCTCCAGGGTGAGAAAGCCATGACCATAGGTAACTTCGGCTTCTTGTCTCCTTTATTCTATCAATTTGCATGACCCGCTGTTGAGGGCAATTTACGATGCACGTCCCGTGCTGTCTCAACATTctcaaaaaagaaaaatggtccgagagagaaaaagattcGACAGGTGCAAATCAATCTGAGGGGCAAAAGCTCATAGTGTCGTGTATGCTTCCACCTAAAGTTACTGTTATCATGGCACAATAAACTCACATCATGAGCGCAAACTATCCAGTAAATGTTGTCATGCAAGGACAGCACATCATTGCAAGAACTCTGGTAGATGGATGCAAGGGATAACTTTATGTCAAAGCAGTCGTGTGATGCCTTTTGAGTTGAGCTGAGCCACTGGAACTGGTCACTATCACCATTACACGCATATGTTATCTGTCTATTCACCAGATGCTGTATACGTGTCGGCATTTACACTGCCAAAACACATATCTAAAGTTTCAAGATAATTCTATTACCCACCTCACTCACTTGTAGCGTCGGTGCGACCTGATATCAAGGCCCGAATGTTGATAAGAATTCGACGTGGTCATTGCAATCTTGAGTGATTGACAATTGACTTTTCTGTTGTTGTGCTAGAATGTCTCATAGCAGGTTCTAGTATCCTGGTGATGGCCTCAATATTGCATTCCGTCAATTAGACATAGCTAGACTTAATCAACTATGTCCTACGTACACTTGACCCAGCAACCATCCCTCTCAACAGACTTTGAGAATTCAGATGATGGATAGACGGGTCAATGCGCTGCCCCCAGCAGTGACAACCACGATATCCATGAAATCCTCCGTGCTGAAATCTCAGCCTTTATTATCTAGGCGATCCGGCTTTCGAATAATAAGAGATGTCGGTGGATCAATGCGGCTGAGGTTGTTGACTTGGTAGAGAGGGATAATCCGACCTGTCTGTGACAATATCCAAAATTAGGTGATAGTATCTGAACTAAGATTTCGGCACAGTAGTCCCCATCTGACTATCCCACCGAAATCTCCAAGCGATTCATGATCATATATACAAGCTCTGATCTTTATGAACCGGTGAAACAAGTCCCAAGGAGCAACCTAGGTAGCCTCGGGATCGAAAGAATTGGTCTCAGATGGCCTTGCTTGGATTATATAGCAGCGAGTACTCCGTAGACCAGCAGAGTCAAGCAGTGAGGCTGTCCAGGCGACTCCAATTCCCGATCCTTGTTGGTCTTTTAAATGAATCTTCGACTCTGGCATGAACTAAGACGCCATGTAACGAGTAATTGCATCGAGGTATACTGAATCAACACAAATTTCTTCTAGTCACCACCCTTGAGAGAATGAATATATTGTCTCATGACACAAAAGGTAACGAGGTGACGTTGACACCACACACTTTTGTTTATTTACTTGAGTGCTTTTTGTTTGAGCAAAGTAAAGACTGGGACTAGGCCGCAGCATCCATGGCGTTGAATACCGAGCTTCCGAACCAAATAAGCCAGTCAAAGCTCTCTAGTGAAATGACAAGTCCGCGAGAAAGGAGAGCAGCGGCCTATATGTCTC is part of the Fusarium poae strain DAOMC 252244 chromosome 4, whole genome shotgun sequence genome and encodes:
- a CDS encoding hypothetical protein (BUSCO:8422at5125); translated protein: MSADSHPPPSTFGGHSPWGPNHYRSMRDNGDRSHGPYPTSGWPRSSDSPPHSSSPNNRSSRADTNDMSYPVENFPPSRTTENFLSFPRQHAPRSSQDLRDSSSYGFPNGLTGGPASRQEPTHGASHTPSSSINSQPAMRYIHSQHVQTLAQQAMNPQQAQALNMQAFSFNNAQALDQQSAQFSYHSNSRSSSSQLNPASQTWNQNITKNHASRNSLNMGTDLTSGPSLDDQLAAMTLMDQGSSTNTIAPFSNTWSTRDSGSQQPENQGNRHILSQPQFSTSSRSFGAQPAPYGLFDTAGYPPSMVSTAAAIPPLMHGSNFGNAVNAQRHHNPSAPVRHPFSIQFSSTIANNNKNVPFHAVFGWVVIAAGDCEISRFIQSKLITAKSDEKDRMFTEIGSDMISLMKDLYGNYVIQKLIEHGSMTQKMSVIETVRGHIVELSLNTFGCRVFQKIVECCPHTQVAAILDEIHSYDVLKVVMYSETGNHVIQKLVQEMPQKDVKFITVACQENARELSENQYSCRILQRVLEKAEEDDKKKLVAKLSPMMHELVTHQWGNYVAGHIIQNRGPEDRDPIYEHVMSRLLALCQHKLASHVVEKCIVHGTDEQRTRILERLCPVDDSEQTFENMFKNQIGNYVVTSLLKHLKRGTVERAEFKQKIIVQYDLLKATGRTLEKLDRIFEEDRQMESRETKLPSNLQIEVDSAGPTPVLTNETNSPQSDSLPSADASTIEYPRINKKTMGANPRVRDDDDA